A portion of the Stigmatella aurantiaca DW4/3-1 genome contains these proteins:
- a CDS encoding NADH-quinone oxidoreductase subunit J family protein, translating into MNIEQALFGAFAFLTLFSAAVVIFAKSPIHSAMALVSTFFFLAGIYVLLWAHTLAVMQVLVYAGAIMVLFLFVIMLLNLGEEPPGPRLTLTRIIGGATALGLFAALAITLERLPSTVADLGAQAQTFGTLETIGKAIFSSWLFPFEAVSLLLLVSMVGSVVVAKSRI; encoded by the coding sequence ATGAACATCGAGCAAGCCCTCTTCGGAGCGTTCGCGTTCCTGACGCTGTTTTCCGCCGCGGTGGTCATCTTCGCCAAGAGCCCCATCCACTCGGCCATGGCGCTGGTGTCCACGTTCTTCTTCCTCGCCGGCATCTACGTGCTGCTGTGGGCGCACACGCTGGCGGTGATGCAGGTGCTCGTGTACGCGGGCGCCATCATGGTGCTCTTCCTGTTCGTCATCATGCTGCTGAACCTGGGAGAAGAGCCCCCCGGTCCCCGGCTGACGCTCACGCGCATCATCGGCGGCGCGACGGCCTTGGGGCTGTTCGCGGCCCTGGCGATCACCCTGGAGCGGCTGCCCTCCACCGTGGCGGACCTGGGCGCGCAGGCGCAAACCTTCGGAACGCTGGAGACGATTGGCAAGGCCATCTTCAGCTCGTGGCTGTTTCCCTTTGAAGCGGTGAGCCTGCTGCTGCTGGTCTCGATGGTCGGCTCGGTGGTCGTCGCCAAGTCGCGGATCTGA
- the nuoK gene encoding NADH-quinone oxidoreductase subunit NuoK, which translates to MVPISYYLFLAAALFCLGMFGVLVRRNALIVFMCVELMLNAANLTFLAFARMRGDSAGHVSAFFVIAVAAAEAAMGLAIVIAVFRSRGSVNIDEIKTMKH; encoded by the coding sequence ATGGTTCCCATCTCGTACTACCTCTTCCTCGCCGCCGCCCTGTTCTGCCTGGGCATGTTCGGCGTCCTGGTGCGCCGCAACGCGCTGATCGTCTTCATGTGCGTGGAGTTGATGCTGAACGCGGCGAACCTGACCTTCCTGGCCTTCGCGCGGATGCGCGGCGACAGCGCGGGCCACGTGTCGGCCTTCTTCGTCATCGCGGTGGCGGCGGCGGAGGCGGCCATGGGGCTGGCCATCGTCATCGCCGTCTTCCGCAGCCGAGGCAGCGTCAACATCGATGAAATCAAGACGATGAAGCACTGA